The Oleiphilus messinensis DNA segment TTACCCAATGACCGTCGATACTGATTGGGAGACTGCTGCTGCCATTGCTTGAACGCCCGCGAAAACGCGCTCTGCTCGGAAAATCCAAGCATCAATGCAATCTCGGGCAGCGAAAGCGATAGGTCCGCTAAATATTGTCGCGCCAACGTCAAACGCGTGTCCCGCAGCAACTCGCGGAAGACAATCCCCTCTTCAGCCAGCTTTCGATGCAATGAGCGGGTGGACATGTTCAATTCCCGGGAGACCGCATCTGCAGTCGGTTCTCCTGCCTGCAGGCAACGCACCAAAACGGATAGAATGCGGGAGGCGAGCTGGGTCGCATCAGGAGCGGCCTGGAGTAATGTCCGGGCTTGGTTATCCAGCAACTGATGAAGATTCTCATCACATCCGGGTATCGGCAGTGCAAAGTAGGTCGATGGAAATACGATGGCCAGGTTCGGTTGGTCAAACAAAACCTCGCACTGAAAAAAATCAAGATAACGTTGCACGTCGCGGGGCTGCACCGTCTGTGTGAAGTCAACTCGTACCGGCAGTAAATCAGACCGTTGCAACAATGAGCGCCCAACGGTTAGCAGCGATGCCAGCAGTAGCTCATCTGAAAGCTGACTCGAGTAGCCAAAATAGGCGTCCCAAACCAAACGGGTTGTCTCGCCCTCAATAACGAGATGCGCTTTATTGCCATCATACAACAGCCGCTGAAAACGCTCAAAACAACCCATGGCTTGTGCCATGGTCTGGCTGGTTTTAAATAAATACCCCAGGCAGCCAAAATACTCCACAGTGGCATGCTTGCCGATTTCGACCCCTAAAGCGGGTATGTTCAGCTGCTGATTCAAACGGTCGAGTAGTGACCACCACTGCTCAAACGAGAGCGGTTTGCCGGATTCAGATTGCTCCATCAACTTGGGTAATGCATCAAACTGGATGCCTTGCTGCTGAATAAATGCAGCAATAAAACGGGCGGCATCGGGGGTAATGAACAAATGATTCAGCATAAACGGTCCATTTTGCTTTCAATGACTCAACGATTTCAGAGCGCGGGTGAACTCAATTGTTACAACAATACATCTTGGCGCAGATTGTCAAATTATAGACTGAATTCGTCAATCAAGCGGGCAGTTTCAACCGTACACTACAAACTATTGAACAACTTCAACTGATGACATGCTCAGGAGCCTGTCAAGCCACCCGGCGACGCTCCGATTTGCTGAGGATATTATTGTGACAGATTTGCTACATGCTATCGGCTTTATACTAACCTTCGGGATGCTTTTTGTCGGTATCATCATTGCTGAAGCCTGGTATTGGCACAAAAAAGGGAACTACAGTGCAAAAACCGGTAAAACGGTATACGACTTCAGAGAAACCATTGCCAGTATTTCCACTGGCGCCATTTACAAAATTGCCGATGGCATTATGATCGCGGTTGTTATCACAGCGCTTTATGATGTCGTCTATCAATGGGGCTTTCAGTATGTGCCTGATGATGGCCTCTGGAGCGTTCTGCTCATTTTCTTTGCGGTTGATTTTGTCTTTTACTGGTACCACCGCACCATGCATACGGTCCGCTGGCTTTGGACAGGGCATGTCACCCACCACTCATCCACCCGGATGAACTTTTCAACGGCGCTGCGCCAGAACTTTTTGTATGACCTGAACTTTGGCTGGTTGATCTGGTGGTTGCCTATCGCGTTTATCGGCTTTGACAAGAACTGGGCAATTATTGCGATCGAATTAAACCTGGCTTATCAGTTCTTCATCCACACGGAAACCGTCAACAAACTCGGCTGGTTCGAAAAAGTGTTCAATACGCCGTCCCATCACCGTGTTCACCATGGTAGCAATCCGGCACAGATCGATACTAATTTCGGTGGTGTTCTGATTATTTGGGACAAACTGTTTGGCACTTTTGTAGATGAAAAAGACGCCGGTGATATTCGCTATGGATTAACCTTGAGACAACCGAACACACTCAACCCTGTCCGCCTGTGCGTTGATGAATTCATTTGCATGGTGAAAGATGTCGCCCGCTATCGCGACTGGCGGATTCTGTACAAAGGGCCTAACTGGGTCGAAGAAACGTATGGAGCACGGGATAACGCGTCTCCAGACGAAGAAGCACGACACAAATCAATAACAACTTAAAATACAAATCAAAACAGAGCGTATCAGCGCCATAACTTGGCCGGGGCTATTGTCCCGGCCCACTTTTCAGCCCCCTACACAATAGATCCCTCTTGTGTACTGGATTTCCCGACACGCGGCCATTATGCTTACTTTTTCGGACGTTTTAGGGAATTGAGTGCGCTCATGATTGAACAAGAACTGCAGAATATCGAAAAAATTTACGATTTACTGATCAATTTTTTCGTCAATTACAGCTTCCAGGTAATTGGAGCATTTATAATCCTCATCGCCGGTATGATTGTATCCCGGTGGATTTCACGACTGTTGCTGGCCTTTTTCAAGCGGCGTAATGTTGATGTCACGCTGGCCCACTTCCTGGCCAACGTCGCCAAGATTATTGTTCTCGTTATTTTTATTGTCATTGCCCTTGGCAAATTCGGTATCAGTGTCGCGCCATTTGTGGCAGCGATTGGTGCAGTGGCGTTCGGCGCCAGTATTGCATTGCAGGGACCGGTCTCGAACTATGGTGCCGGTATCAGTATTATTCTGACGCGACTTTTCCGAGTGGGTGATACCATCAAGGTTCACGAATATTACGGTGTCGTGCACGAAATAAAATTGGCCAATACCACCCTTGAAACCGAAGATGGTGAACACATCATTATTCCCAACAAGAAAGTGGTCGGTGAAGTGCTGACCAACTCTTTCACTGCGAAAGTGGTTGAATCTTCCGTGGGCGTAGCCTACTCCAGCGACCCTGAGCAGGTGATCAATATTATCAAGGAACTGCTCGCACAGCAGCCGGAAGTGGTGAAAACGCCAGACCCACAAGTGGGAATTGAAGCATTCGGGGACTCATCAATCAATATCGGATTACGGTACTGGATTCCCACGCAGCAATACTACAAAGTTCAGTACACAATCAATCTGGCGATATTCAAAGCACTACAGGAAAATAAAATCGAGATACCGTTTCCCCAGCGCGAAGTCAGAATACTGGGAGACCAACAGCTTTAACAACAGAAGCAGCGGCACACAAAAAAACGGGCAATTGCCCGTTTTTTTGTACGTATGTTTGTTATCCGTTATTTCAACTGAAGCTGCATGTGGAAAGTACTGCCCACATCAACGTCTGAAGTGACAGCCATCTGACCTTGATGGTGCTCTGTGATAATGAAATGAGAAAATGACAAACGTTTACCGGCATCATCACTCCTATCCTGGTCGTTATTGAAAAACGGCTCAAAAATTTCCTGCTGTTCTTCACTCGACAACCCCAAACCATTATGGGAAATTTTAATCCACATGGCGTCATAAAACTTCTGAATTTGCACTTTGATGCGATAAGCCACATCACCCCGCTCTTCTCCTGCTGCCCTGGGTGCTCTCTGGGACAAAGCATACAGGGAATGGCGGAACAGGCTCAAAAAGACTTGCTGAAGTTCAGACACATAGCATGGTATCAACGGCAAGCCCTGTTCGTAATCACGCTCGATAATTACATCGGTAAACTTCAACCCGGTAGGTGTCGACAGTATGTTTTCTGCCAGTTCTATCGTGTGATCCATGACATCCGGCAAACTGCTGGCTTGCTTCAAATCATCATTGTGTTTGGCGAACTCAAGCAGGTTTGTGACAATCGCACCGGCGTGCCGCAAGTTCTCATGGGCATCGTTCAATACATGCTGAACTTTTGTAACATAGGGTTCAGCCAACTGACCCGATGCAGACAATTCCTGTTGTGCCTCCTCGATATCCCGACTCATCAACTGCAATGGATTGTTAATGTCGTGAGCCATACTGGATGCCAACTCCCCCATAGAGGACATTTTATCCCGCTGAATCAGTTTGTTTTCGGAGAGAACCTGATGGGTCACATCGTCTACCAGAATAACCGCGCCAGTCTCGATTTGTCCCTGTAACGGATAGATCGTAATCTCGTAATGGTACTGCCCGCGCTGACTGTGGCGCATGGTCAGGATGCTGTTATTCTCCAACGCTTCACAGACCTGTTCATAACTCACCGAGATTATCGGGTAAATGTCCCAAAGGTTTTTGCCCATCGCTTCTTCGGCAAGACTACCTGCGATCTCACGCGCCTTTTTGTTCCATTGAGTAACATTGCCGTCTTTATCCAGACCAATGAGCATGAGCGGCATCGAATCCAGCACATTTTTCATATAGGTTTCAGAGATAGCGAGACGCTCGGAAGTTTGCCGATGTTTGGCGACTTCGCCTTCCAACAATTGGTTGGTCTCTTTCAAAAGGCGGTTAGACTCATCCAGTGTTGCAGTTCGCTCTTTTACGCGCAATTCCAGCTCCCGCTTGATCTCGTTCAACTCGGCATTGGAACGACGGGTTTCACGACGACTGAAAAAAAGCGTGATGGCCGTAATGGATAAGAGTGTGATGAGCAAACTACTGGCCGTATTGGCAACATATTGCCAGTTAGTATGGCCATCCGGATTACGGAACACAGGTAGAATGCTCGCCGTAGCGACTTCAACATACAGGGAAGATAAAATTGCTATCGCAGAAAAGAGGTATTTTTTCATTGCTCTCGGTATTAGATCAGTGTAATCGTCATGGCGTGAGTAGAAGCCGGCGAAAATCAAAGAGGAGTATTAAATGCACAGTAGCCGACCAAGGCAGCCTGCAGAGAAATGGCAACCCGCAAAGACTGGAATTATTTCGCTTGGCACTCCATCGCACATCAGCTTGTGCAGCACTGGCACCGGTTCAGCACTATGCAGAGTACGGACTTATGCAGAGTACGTACTTATGCAGTACTGGTCGGGTGACAAAGCTGACATTCTATACAAAATGTGGGACGAATTTATGAAATTTCCAACAGAAATGCAATTAATTTAATTTTAACAAGCCATTTCAACCAATCTTGAGCGTTTGATCAAGGGGGGCATTAAGCGCCCCCCTCTTGATCCTCTTTGAGATGCATTTGCCAAAAACAAGAGTACTTGAGTGACTAGAACTCATCCCACTCATCATCCCATTCCGACGGGATTGCAGCTGGGGCTTTTGTGGTATTCCGATAACTCACAGAAGCGCTCGTTTGATATCCCGCGTCCTGTGCCAATACGCCTCTGCTACCGCCTTCACTGCCTGGCCCCAATGAGGCCTGAGAGAGACTAAAAAAAGATACCAGCTTGGTCATATGTGTAGCCTGCTCTTTCATTGCCTGGCTCGCGGAAGTGCTTTCTTCAACCATGGCCGCATTTTGCTGGGTATTTTCATCCATCTGGGCGATGGCTTGATTGATCTGAGTAATACCATCCGTTTGTTCGGAAGCAGAATGATCGATATCCGCAACGGTTTTGGCCACTCTCTCCACAGCGCTGACAATACTGGTTAACGTCTCCCCCGACTGGTTTACCAAATCCGAACCCACTTCGACTTTGGACATGCTGTCCTTGATCAGTTCCTTGATTTTGCGTGCCGCATCAGCAGACCGTTTGGATAAGTTACGCACCTCGCCGGCAACAACGGCAAACCCTCGCCCCTGCTCCCCGGCCCGGGCAGCCTCAACAGCTGCGTTCAATGCCAGAAGATTGGTCTGAAAGGCGATTTCATCAATTACCGCTATAATATCGTTAATCTGACGGCTCGCTTTCAAGATGTCATTCATCGCCACCACGGCCTGCTTGACGACCTCTCCACCCATTTGCGCTTTCTCTCGCGCATTGTTGGCCAGCTGATTCGCCGCATTGGCATTTTCGGAACTTTGTTTAACGGTACTGGTCATCTCTTCCATGCTGGAAGCCGTTTCTTCCAAAGCGGAGGCCTGCCGCTCGGTGCGTTCACTCAAATCAGCATTGCCACGGGCAATTTCATCCGCTGCAGTACTGACCGTTGCCGCCGCCTGACTGATCTGGGAGATTACCTCATTCACTTGATTCAAGGTTTTGTTGGCATCCTGCTTGATCTTATCAAACTCGCCTGAGTAGTCACGATTTATCGTCTGGGTCAGATTACCCTGAGACATCGCGGCGAAGGTTGCGCCCACGTCAGAAAGAATCCGCTCCGAGGTATCAATTAAGGCGTTTATCCCCTCACTCAGTTTGGCAAAAAATCCAGCTTTGCCCTGCAGTGCGATGCGCTTACTCAAGTCCCCCTTACTGGCTGCAGCAATAATCTCGTCCACTTCACGCTCAATCGAAACTTCATGGGTACGGTCTTTCCATTCTACGACCGAGCCTAATCGCTCATTATCATCACCTATCACCGGGCTGATATTGAGATCCATGTGGCGACCGCCGACGACAATCGATGCCGCATGAGGGGCTTTCAGACTGTTCAGGATCTGTACCTGATGACTCGGGTTGACATGAAACTGGTCAATACTGCCACCAATCAATTTGTTCACTGCGAAGTTGGGCAATGCTTTTTGAATATCCGCCTCGGCATCTGTCAAGGTCTCTCGCACAGCATCGTTCATATAGATAATATTACGGTCTGCATCCGCCACCATCACATTCGCACTGACATTATCCAACGCTTGCCGAATACGCTCATTTTCGGAGGCCTTCATTTGCTCCTGTTCCTGACGAGCCAATTCGTCAGTAACGTCTTCCCACTCCACGACCGTGCCTAATCGCTCCCCCGATTCATCAACTACCGGGGTTGCAATCAGGTTGAATGTGCGCCCACCCACCTTGATCTGACCACGGTAAACATCCGTTAATCCTGCTATCAGCTGTCGTTGGTGTTGCTTGTTTTTATGGAAGATATCGACACACTGCCCCATTAAATTATCGGCATTGAAGTGCTTGAGTTCCGATTGCAAAGCAGGTTCAGCTGCCTTGAACATTTTTTTAACGGCATTGTTCATGTAGACAATATTAAAGTCTGCGTCCGCCATCATCACGTTAGTGGCGCAGATATCCAGTGCCTGTTTGATTTTATTCGTCTCTTTCAGCTGCTCGGCTTCACGGGCCATGCGAGTTCGAAGGTTATCGCGCATGGTAACCATAGCCGCATAGATTCCGACACTCTCACCGGCTTCCCGAAGATCCAGATCAAGTCTGTTGCGGGAAATCGCTTCGGCTATATGCTGAATTTCAGATAGCTCTCCCCCCAGCCTCTGGCCGGTGTAACGAATAATCAGGTAGCCCAGTAACATCGAAACACCGACTACGGCAACAACCATAATGAGTAGAACACGCTCAACCTGAATGAAACTGCGCTCAACGATCTCGGCAGCATTCTCTGCATCCCGGGTTAATTCACTGTTCAGCTCATCCGTATAAGTCTGAATCTCTTTGGCCAGTCGAGCAGCCTCGGCGTTCATTTGATTACCGAGAAGTCGGTTATCATTAATATAGTGCCCTATAGCACGTTGTTTGGCCTGATAGTACTGGTCAATCAGTGGCTCATTAATCTCCGTTTCCACGCCAAGATCCGCGAGCTGGTCCAGATCTTGCCGAATCTTGCGACCGTATTCCTGTGCAGCCTGTTCCGCCTGATCGGTCATACCTATCGCAAAGTTTGTTAATTCAAACCGCATTCGATCAAAATCGTGAACAATGCGATTTGCGACTTCCATTTTTGCCAGTGCGGTCTTCTCACGCTCCGCAGACCCATGACCCTCTGACACCGTGCTGGTGATAATCAAATTGGCGACGATGGTCAACAAAATGACCAGAGCGAAAGCACCAAACAACATCTTTTTCAAAGTCAGGTTTATCGCCACAATTATCCCTCCAATATCCCACTTAATCGGTCCAACATGTATTCCAGGTGTATAGCCGCCTGGTAAACATCACTTGGCGTCTTACCCTGTACACGTTTACCTTTTTGCGGCGAATTCAACGTATTCAGGGTTCCTTTCATTAATGCCAGTTCAGCGGAGACAATATAGCTTTGTAACAGCACATCTCCAGGCTGAACCACTTGCGCAATAAGCTTGGGAGCCGGTATTGGCTCCAAATCAAAGCTCCGGCGTATATCATTCATTTTTCGACGCACATCCAATAACTTGCCATAGACGTCACTCGGCTTTTTACCTTCTACTTTCTCCGGCAATACTGAGCCATCTGGATGCGTGCCATAGATTGCCGTGAGCAAAAGTCGTTTGTCTCGCTGCCGTGAATCCGGTAACAGTTTCGAATATTCAGCCAGTGTCGTCTGTAGATCTTTACGGGCAATTGAAATCGCCTCGTACACCTCATTCGGGGTGATCTTGTCAAACCCCGACAACAACATCACCTTTTGGTAAACGGTAAACAACAAACGAAATACATCAGTCGGCGTTTTATTGACATAAACATACTCCGGCACGATCGGGGTTGAATTTATATGTTCCCCCCACTTACGAATGTGCTCCTGAACCATGTTTGACAGAATGATTACATCTGCAGGAACATAATTAATCGATGATGTAGAAACTTTCGGAGGAGGCCTCAAGCCTGTGGCGCGTAACGTTTCATAAAGTCTGTCGAGAATCGCTATGTGTAACTGATAGACATGCATCGGTTCTACCTGCGTTTCCTGAGCTTGCAGTAATTCCGGTACCGCTATCTTTTTCTCAACCAGCATAAGGTCCAGAATACTGTTGGATGTGTCTACAGAGGCATAAACATCACTGGGGCTTACGCCTTCGGGAAAACCAGCGGCAGAACTGGCCTGTGCACCCGGACAAAATGCAATCAAAATAAGAAATGACAAAGCGGCTTTAACATTCGCCATATTACCTCCCTTGAACGATGGCTGAATTGGTCAATTGGTATATCTGGAACGATGGAGCAAAACAGGTACTAGGACATTTCCTGATGGGATGAATCCGCCGCTAAAGGCGCTTGCAAGAGATCACAAAGCACAGCCAACTCATCCAGCAAAGTCTGTTTCAGTGTAGTCAACTCAGCGGCATCAAGAGGCATTGTTTTCAACTTCTCTTCCAGTGACAGAGCAATGGCACTCACCCGCTCTCCACCAATAGCGGCGGACATGCCTTTCAAACTGTGCACAATAATTTCGGCTTGCTCCCTTTCCATCGCCGCTTGCTGTTCTAGCCCATCCCGAATTCGTTCAACTTCCTTCAAAAAGGCAACGACGGCCCGTTGATAAATTCGTTCGTTACCAGCCATTCGGCCCAAAGCGCCTGATTTATTGAGTACCGACAGCAATTGGTAGTCACCTTCCGGGTCTGCCACTTCATTTTTGGGCATTTCCTGATTGACCGTAGGCCCGCCCAATTCAACGTAATAGCCGATAACGGCCACAAGCTGATCCAGGTCAAAAGGTTTACCAATGTGGTCATTCATTCCGGAGTCCAGCGCCGCTTTCCGGTCAGAAGGCAAAGCATTTGCTGTCATCGCCACAATAGGCAACGCGTTCAACTTGAGTTCATTTCGAATATGCCGGGTTGCCGTGTATCCATCCATTCCCGGCATTTGCACATCCATGAGTACCAGGTCATACTCAGCATCCGGCCCACGCAGCTTTTCAACGGCAACAGCACCGTCTACTGCTACATCGACAGAGGCCCCCTCACTCTGCAGCAGTTCGCTTGCCACTTGTTGATTAGTAAGGTTATCTTCAACCAGAAGGATACGCACGCTTTGCAGCCTGCAATCGGCAGCAGCACGAATCGGCAAGTCAGTAACGAGCTCTGTATGGGACTCAAGGGATTCAGTGTTACCATGGTGGTTACCGCTTTTTCCTTCACCCCTTGTCTTGTTTTTGAATACCAGCGCATCAGCAACTGAATCCAGAACCATTGATGCGGTCAGGGGCTTAACCAGGAAATCATCAATCACATTCGGTAAATTCTGGTTACGATGCTCCATTGCCTCTCGCCCATGAGCCGTCACCATGACAATCATTGGCAGCCTGGCTGCCGGTACCTGATTACGAATTGCCTCACTGGTTTCCCAACCATCAAGACCAGGCATACTCCAGTCCATCAAGACAATATCGAATGATTCATCATCACCAGCGGCCTCAACCAATATCTGTAAGGCCTGCTCCCCCGATTCGGCCGCTTCAAAAGACCAACCAAAAGATTCTACGATACTGCTCATGATCTCTCGCGCTGCACTATTGTCGTCGACAATCAATGCCCGAATATCAACCGGAACGCTAACCGGCGCACGATGATCCGGGCCATCCACTGCCACACAGGGCAAGGTAAACATAAACGTGCTGCCTCTATGCAGCTCACTCTCTACAGTGATCTTGCCCCCCATCATTTCGACCAGCCGTTTACTGATCGCCAGTCCCAATCCGGTTCCACCGAACTGCCGCGCAGTCGATGCTTCAGCTTGAGCAAATCCTTCAAAAATACGGGCCAGTTTATCCTCGGCGATACCGATACCGGTATCGCGTACTTCAAACTGCAAGACAACATCATCGGCATTGCGCGAAACCAGTTTGACCCCAATGATGACTTCACCCTCTTCGGTAAATTTAACCGCATTACCGGTCAGGTTAATCAAAACCTGCTTCAAGCGCATACCATCCAATCTCACCCAGGCTGGTACAACATTCTGGATATCAAAAAGGACTTCAATATCTTTGTTACCGATATTGCTGGAGACAATCACACTGATATCCCGAAGTATTTCATCCAGCTCATTGGCCTGGGGATCGAGAGTTAATTTGCCGGCTTCGATTTTTGAAAAATCGAGGATATCGTTAATAATGCTGAGCAATGATCGTGCGGCCGAGCCCGCTTTTTTGATGTAATCTGCCTGCTGCGGATCAAGACGTGTCCGCTCGGCGAGTTGCAGCATTCCGATTACAGCATTCATTGGGGTTCTGATTTCATGGCTCATATTGGCCAAAAATTCAGATTTTGATCGATTTGCTTTATCCGCCAGTTCACGAGCCTGCTTCAATTCTGCCTCATACTGCCGCTGTTCGGTGATATCCTGGTTAATACCCAAAACCATCACCGGATCACCCTGCTCATTTCGCTCCACAACTGCAGCGGCCTTAACATACCGGATTTCACCATTGGGCCGAGAGATCCGGAAGACCGGATCATAATTGCCGGTTCCTGCCAGGGCTTGATTCAACTTCTCAACCGTCTTGTCCACATCCTCTGGATGAACTCGCTGCAACCAGTAATTGTAGTAAAGGCGAGTTTTACGCACTTCCGACGGCACCTGATAAATCAGGAGCATCTGCTCATTCCAGATCAGTTCATCGGTCTCAAGATTCCAGGACCAAATGCCCAGTTGTGCCACTTCGGCAGCTTTTAACAGATGATCACGAACCGAAGTCAGATTACGACGATCCAGAACTTGACTACTGATATCCAGGGCCACACCGAGATACCCGACCACTCTTCGCTGTTGGTCTTTCAGGGCGGTAACCGTAAGATTGACCTGGAAAACACTGCCATCTTTACGGACATAGCTCCATTCATGGGTATTTTCGCGATCCATTTTAGTTTTAATCACGAATACCTCGAACCCCGGTGAAAGCGGAACCCCCAGCTCCCGGGAAAATTCCTGAGCGCGGGCAGCAACTTCCGCCTCCAGATGGAATAACGCCGGCGTTTTCTTGTGGAGTAATTCAGCGGCCTCATAGCCCAGCATTTTCTCTGCAGTCGGATTAAACAAGGTAATCGTACCTTGAGAATCGGTTGCAATGATGGCCATTCCTGCTGAATTCAATATCGCAGCTTGTAAGGTTGATACCTGCCGTAACTCATGAGTGCGGGCTTCCACCTGCTGTTCAAGGCTACAATTCAACTCCCGAACCTGGCGTTCAGCACTTAACTGCTGAGAGATATCCCGGATGGTAATGGCCAGGCCGACAAGTGTAGAAGAACTGTCAAAAATCGGGTTTATAGACAGAACCACTGCGGCACTCACTTGCTCGCGGTTGCGCAGTTCACAGCGCATATCCGCCACCGGGGTTCCATCTTTTGCCTGGGCAATCCCATTGGCAAATGCAGCCTGCGAGTTTTCATCAATAAACAAGTGGGAAACGCCCTTCTTGATGATATATTGAATGTCCAACAATTCTTCCGCCCGGGGATTCCACTGGGCAATCTTTCCGGCAGCATCAAGACCTAGAATTGCATCCGTGCTGCTTTGTACAATCGCCGCCAAGCGGGCCTGTTCTACCCTCGAGCTTTGCGCCTGACGAACGTTTTTCTGGAACAAATAAGATATGGTAAAAATGACCAATAACACGAGTGCGTTATTCAAGAACGTCAATAGGCTGGACCAGATGGGCACATCACTCGGAACCACAATCGACAATGTCAATGTTCGACGGGGGTAACCCGGTGGAATCACCCATTGCTCAATCCCCATCCAGAATCGATCATTATTCAACGTTGTAACATTAATCAACGGTGACCTGAAAACGCTGTCGCCCAGAAAAAACTCATCCTCCCAGCGCTCGGGCTTTTTCACTTCGAATGCAAATCCGGGTCTATTCGGATGGACAAGGAAGTCACCTGCAGAATTCAGCAAATAGAACTGCCATCGTTCCGGAAGATCTGCACTTAAGGAAAGAAGCAAATCTGACGCCAGATAATTGATTACCACAACACCAACAACCTGGCCTTCAACATTGTAAATTGGTGTCGCAATCCGGATGGTTGGCTTATGAGGTACTTCGACTGCGCCCAGCTCCCGATTCAAGTTCACCTCCGAAATATACACCTCCTCCTGATTCAGGTTGATCGCACTTTGAAAATAGGGCCGTTGTCCTTTCTCCTGCAGGTTCGCCTCCGCAATCGCCAAAATGGATCCACCCCGACGCTCAACCCTCACCAGTTCACGCCCCTTCGACTCTACACCGATGTAGCGAACCTGAAAGACATTGGGATGGGCCTGAATATAATTACGGAAAATTTCCTGAAGGCGAGACTTCCACTGAACCAACGTACTCTTGCCCTCGCTATCATAGCCATGACCTTGAACGGCACGCTGAATACCTTGAATCGGTGGAACGGTTGACAGGAAAAAAATGTCTCGCTTGAGCCCATCAAGGGAGCTCTCCAAAATGGCTAAACGGTCATT contains these protein-coding regions:
- a CDS encoding PAS domain-containing hybrid sensor histidine kinase/response regulator, with the translated sequence MPQTGSKPIPNTIPRNSRSICQRRWLNVVQSGHMERSLLVGLGLILILLLVLWGHAYYKTVQEYDNQIHAELNDRLAILESSLDGLKRDIFFLSTVPPIQGIQRAVQGHGYDSEGKSTLVQWKSRLQEIFRNYIQAHPNVFQVRYIGVESKGRELVRVERRGGSILAIAEANLQEKGQRPYFQSAINLNQEEVYISEVNLNRELGAVEVPHKPTIRIATPIYNVEGQVVGVVVINYLASDLLLSLSADLPERWQFYLLNSAGDFLVHPNRPGFAFEVKKPERWEDEFFLGDSVFRSPLINVTTLNNDRFWMGIEQWVIPPGYPRRTLTLSIVVPSDVPIWSSLLTFLNNALVLLVIFTISYLFQKNVRQAQSSRVEQARLAAIVQSSTDAILGLDAAGKIAQWNPRAEELLDIQYIIKKGVSHLFIDENSQAAFANGIAQAKDGTPVADMRCELRNREQVSAAVVLSINPIFDSSSTLVGLAITIRDISQQLSAERQVRELNCSLEQQVEARTHELRQVSTLQAAILNSAGMAIIATDSQGTITLFNPTAEKMLGYEAAELLHKKTPALFHLEAEVAARAQEFSRELGVPLSPGFEVFVIKTKMDRENTHEWSYVRKDGSVFQVNLTVTALKDQQRRVVGYLGVALDISSQVLDRRNLTSVRDHLLKAAEVAQLGIWSWNLETDELIWNEQMLLIYQVPSEVRKTRLYYNYWLQRVHPEDVDKTVEKLNQALAGTGNYDPVFRISRPNGEIRYVKAAAVVERNEQGDPVMVLGINQDITEQRQYEAELKQARELADKANRSKSEFLANMSHEIRTPMNAVIGMLQLAERTRLDPQQADYIKKAGSAARSLLSIINDILDFSKIEAGKLTLDPQANELDEILRDISVIVSSNIGNKDIEVLFDIQNVVPAWVRLDGMRLKQVLINLTGNAVKFTEEGEVIIGVKLVSRNADDVVLQFEVRDTGIGIAEDKLARIFEGFAQAEASTARQFGGTGLGLAISKRLVEMMGGKITVESELHRGSTFMFTLPCVAVDGPDHRAPVSVPVDIRALIVDDNSAAREIMSSIVESFGWSFEAAESGEQALQILVEAAGDDESFDIVLMDWSMPGLDGWETSEAIRNQVPAARLPMIVMVTAHGREAMEHRNQNLPNVIDDFLVKPLTASMVLDSVADALVFKNKTRGEGKSGNHHGNTESLESHTELVTDLPIRAAADCRLQSVRILLVEDNLTNQQVASELLQSEGASVDVAVDGAVAVEKLRGPDAEYDLVLMDVQMPGMDGYTATRHIRNELKLNALPIVAMTANALPSDRKAALDSGMNDHIGKPFDLDQLVAVIGYYVELGGPTVNQEMPKNEVADPEGDYQLLSVLNKSGALGRMAGNERIYQRAVVAFLKEVERIRDGLEQQAAMEREQAEIIVHSLKGMSAAIGGERVSAIALSLEEKLKTMPLDAAELTTLKQTLLDELAVLCDLLQAPLAADSSHQEMS